GATCTCGAGCGCCCGGACGATCTGCATGGCCTCCTGCTGGGTCTTGATCCCACTGTTCGAGACCGCCAGCACGTTCTCCTGGCGTCCGATCACGACCTCGACATCCGCGTTCATCCCCGGCCGCAGCAGATCCTCCTCGTTGGAGATGCGCGTGAGCACGGCGAACATGGTCACGTTCTGCTCGACCACGGCTTGCGGTTCGATCTTGAGGACCGACCCCCGGAAGGTCCGGTTCGGATACGCTTCCACGGTGATGTCCGCCGGGAGTCCCGCCTGGAGCCGGCCGATGTCGGTCTCGTCGACGAGCATGCGCACCTGGACCTCGGTGAGGTCGGCCATCCGCATCAGCACGGTGCCGCCGGTGAGGTCGCGCGTCCCGGTGACGACCTGCCCCTGCTCCACCGTCCGCTCCACGACGGTGCCGGTGATCGGGGCCCTGAGCGTCACATCGTCCAGCTTGTCCTCGGCAAGTTCGAGGTTGGTCGTGGCGCGGACGAGGGAAGCCCTCGCGTTCGCCGCGGAGAGGATCGCGCTCTCCAGCTCCTCGGAGGTCACGATGTCGGACTCGTGAAGGGCCTCGACCCGTTCGAGCTGGCGTTCCGCGACATCCGCCTGGGCCTCGGCCACGTCCAGATCCGCCTGCGCCTGGGCGTGCGCGTTGTTCACGTCGCGCGGGTCGATCCGCACGAGGAGCGTCCCCTGTTCGACGTTGTCCCCGAGTTCGACGGGCAGATCGAGGACCTCGCCGCCCGCCTGCGACTTGACCTCGATCACGCGGATCGGTTCGACCGTCCCGGTCGCCTCCACGCTGGAGACGATGGTCTGGCGCCCCGCGGTCAGCGTCTGGAGCGTCTGCTCGGGTTCGTTGGCCTCGCCAGTCGCACAACCCGCGGCCGCGAGTCCAAGCGTCGTGAAGACCGCGGCACGGCCCAGGGGCCTGCCGCGCCGGGGGAAGCGACGCCTGCAGCGTTCGAATATGGACATCGGCATCTCGTCTCGTGTCGGGTCCCTGAACGGGCCAGCGGGGCGGCGAAACCGCGCCGTGGTAGCACGCTGAGAGGACACCCCGCGCGGGTCCGACGTTGAAGAGACTACGCCAGGCGACGCGAGCGGTCAGGGCTGCGGCTGGTCGAGCCTCCGGCCGAGGAGGGCCTCGATTCCCGCGAGCGCCGCCTCGTATTGGAACCGGCCGTTGACGAGATCGACCTCCGCCTGCGTGAGCGTGATCTGCGCGTCCTGGAGTTCGAGGATGGTGGCGAGGCCGAGCTGGTACCGCTCCTGCACGACCCGGAGGCTCTCCTCGCTCTCGATTCTCTTCCCACATGAGCGGCGTTTGGAGTCGGCTCGGCAGGTCGACGGATCTCCCCGACCAGCCCGCAGCGCGATCCGCTGAGCGCAACCGAACACTCCCCCGTTCTCCGTCGCTCGCGCATGGCATATTTCCCGACAGTTGAACGGCCCGCTGTCGCACTCACCTGGAACTGAAGCAACCGATGTGCC
The Candidatus Palauibacter scopulicola genome window above contains:
- a CDS encoding TolC family protein codes for the protein MFGCAQRIALRAGRGDPSTCRADSKRRSCGKRIESEESLRVVQERYQLGLATILELQDAQITLTQAEVDLVNGRFQYEAALAGIEALLGRRLDQPQP
- a CDS encoding efflux RND transporter periplasmic adaptor subunit — translated: MSIFERCRRRFPRRGRPLGRAAVFTTLGLAAAGCATGEANEPEQTLQTLTAGRQTIVSSVEATGTVEPIRVIEVKSQAGGEVLDLPVELGDNVEQGTLLVRIDPRDVNNAHAQAQADLDVAEAQADVAERQLERVEALHESDIVTSEELESAILSAANARASLVRATTNLELAEDKLDDVTLRAPITGTVVERTVEQGQVVTGTRDLTGGTVLMRMADLTEVQVRMLVDETDIGRLQAGLPADITVEAYPNRTFRGSVLKIEPQAVVEQNVTMFAVLTRISNEEDLLRPGMNADVEVVIGRQENVLAVSNSGIKTQQEAMQIVRALEIDADVNALLRDFQSQDRPEGAEGDGPAEGEEEAMIGGVPMSEFQSMSQQERMRVFQNMSDEERRRMMQQFRGQGGGGPGGGRGGAARQPDEPRPAFVFRYDADGLLDLKPVMIGLSDFDHTHIVRGLEEGEEIVAVPTSLIAQQEFLDRIRSRTALPGIGGR